Proteins from one Mus pahari chromosome 10, PAHARI_EIJ_v1.1, whole genome shotgun sequence genomic window:
- the LOC110327889 gene encoding olfactory receptor 150-like, with translation MFKGNISGVTEFSLAGLTDKPGLQLPLFLLFLGIYAFTVVGNLSMITLILFSSQLHTPMYYFLSSLSFIDLCQSNVIIPKMLVNFLAMKNIISYPECLAQLCFFATFGIAECQMLAVMAYDRYVAICKPLLYNAIMSFQVCSWMIFGVFSMALIGATTQTVCMLRVDFCKANVINHYFCDLSPLLKLSCSDTFINEILALCFSVFNIFVPILTILSSYIFIIASILRIKSTEGRSKAFSTCSSHISAVAIFFGSLAFMYLQPSSVSSMDQGKVSSVFYTIVVPMLNPLIYSLRNKDVKVALNKFLERLFSCEQK, from the coding sequence ATGTTCAAGGGAAATATTTCTGGAGTAACTGAGTTCAGTCTTGCTGGTTTAACAGACAAACCAGGTCTGCagctgcccctcttcctcctgttcctagGAATCTATGCGTTCACAGTGGTGGGGAATCTGAGCATGATCACTCTGATACTATTCAGTTCTCAACTACACACGCCCATGTATTATTTCCTCAGCAGTCTGTCCTTCATTGACCTCTGCCAGTCCAATGTCATTATTCCCAAAATGTTGGTGAACTTTTTGGCCATGAAGAACATCATCTCCTATCCTGAATGCCTAGCACAGTTATGCTTTTTTGCTACTTTTGGTATTGCAGAGTGTCAAATGTTGGCTGTAATGGCATATGACCGCTATGTTGCCATTTGTAAGCCCTTGCTTTACAATGCTATAATGTCCTTTCAAGTCTGTTCCTGGATGATATTTGGAGTATTCAGTATGGCTTTGATTGGTGCCACAACTCAAACAGTCTGCATGTTAAGAGTGGATTTCTGTAAGGCCAATGTAATAAATCATTACTTCTGTGATCTTTCCCCACTCCTGAAACTCTCTTGTTCTGATacttttattaatgaaatattaGCTTTATGCTTCAGTGTTTTCAACATCTTTGTTCCCATTCTGACTATTCTAAGCTCTTACATCTTCATCATTGCCAGCATCCTCCGGATTAAATCCACAGAAGGCAGGTCCAAAGCCTTCAGCACCTGCAGCTCACACATATCAGCTGTTGCTATCTTCTTTGGTTCCCTTGCATTCATGTACCTGCAGCCATCATCAGTCAGCTCCATGGACCAAGGGAAAGTGTCTTCTGTATTTTACACCATTGTTGTGCCCATGCTGAATCCTTTGATCTACAGCCTAAGGAATAAGGATGTCAAAGTTGCTCTAAATAAGTTCCTTGAAAGACTTTTTTCTTGTgaacaaaaatga